DNA from Rhinatrema bivittatum chromosome 16, aRhiBiv1.1, whole genome shotgun sequence:
acagccaccgctcctgtcaaaaaagaggtgctagggacgtgctagtgtccctagcgcctctttttaccatgggccctaatttgaataatttgttttctgaatcgcgcgcacaggagagcgggcgctcgcccgctctcctgcgatttttactgtatcggcctgaaagtgactCTCTCCATGTCCATTGAGCTAAGTATTAAATAAGTCATTAAAAAAATAGTGTGTTTGCCCAGTCATGTGGATATTTCTGTTCACCATCTTTGACATTATTGCCTGAGTTGCTGGTAGTTATCCTTTTAAAAGCTTGGAGAATTCATTTTCCTCCCTATTCTTTTGCTCAAAATATCTAGCACTTCTTTATTCCTCAAACTGTAGATCAATGGGTTCAACATTGGAATTAGAACAGCATAGAACAGAGCAAATAATTTATCCACAATGGGGGAATGCCAGGATTTGGGAAGCAAATAGGTAAATATTCCCGTTCCAAAGAACAAAGAGACGATGATAAGGTGGGAGGCACAGGTGGAGAAGGCCCTGCGTCTTCCCCCTGCTGAACGGATCCTTAGGATCGTAGAAAGGATGCGAATATAAGAGATGAGGATAAAAAGAAAGGGTATGAGAATCAATATCACAGTGCCAATGAAGGCAGAAATTTCATTCTGTGAAGTGTCCTGGCAGGAAAGCTTTAAGATGGGATTGATGTCGCAAAAGAAATGATCAACCTTATTAGGGCCACAGAAATGTAAAGTAAAGACAAAGACAGTCGATCCAAACTCATACACAATTCCAATAGTCCAACAAGCTGCCACCATTTGGGCACATACTTTCTTATTCATGATGGTACCATAATGCAGCGGGCTACAGATGGCCACATACCGGTCATAAGACATCACAGCAAGAAGGCAACACTCTGCATCtcctaaaaaggaaaagaaatacatcTGTGTAGCacaaccaaaaaaagaaacactttTGTCCTCTGAGAGGAAGTTCACCAGCATCTCAGGGACAGTGACAGAGGTGTAGCAGATCTCCAAGAAAGCCAAGTTCCTGATGAAGTAGTACATGGGTTTCTGAAGGAGAGAGTCCGCTGTTACTATCAAAATGATGGTGACATTCCCTATTAAGGTGAGAAAATACATAATGGAGAATACCAAGAAGAGTAAACCCTGAACAGTGGGGTCACTAGAGAAGCCCAAAAGGATGAACTCTGTCACATAAGATTGATTGTCTCTGATCATTCCGATAGAGTCTTTCACCTGAAGAGGTAAGAATCAAGAGAATGTCATTGTCGATACCAGAATGGTCAAATAACAATCAACAACATATGGGTAATATTACAGGTATTAATTGTGCacaaataaatataacatatataCCTGTATCTCTTtcattaacattttatttattttaatcatatGTAATATTCAAAATGTGATATTTAAAACGTATATACTATTCACACACATAGCACACTCATTCacataaaactaaacaaaaaaatttCCTATTGCACATACCCActgaaccttttggggaagggggagtctcttccgaagagatgggctccaccttaaccagggtggaaccagactgctggcactaacctttaaaaaggagatagagtagcttttaaactagaacaaaggggaaagccgacagtcgctcagcagcacatggttcggagagaggtatctttaaaggatactaatgatgcattagaattagggcttcccgacagtgaggttccaataattggaaaagtagtccaagtgcctgtaactaaaaactcacctgagcaaaaaattctaacttatccctatcaattaaaaagcagaataaaaatacatacaaaaaacaaactgaaatgtttgtatgctaatgccagaagtctaagaagtaagatgggagaattagaatgtatagcagtaaatgatgacatagacttaattggcatctcagagacatggtggaaagaggataaccaatgggacagtgctataccagggtacaaattatatcgcaatgacagagaggagcactcgggaggaggtgtggcgctttatgtccgggatggcatagagtccaacaggataaacatcctgcatgagactaaatacaaaattgaatctttctgggtagaaatcccttctgtgtcagggaagactacagtgataggggtatactaccatccacctggtcaagatggtgagatggacagtgaaatgctaagagaaattagggaagctaaccaaattggtagtgcagtaataatgggagacatcAATTACCTCACACAAAAGACGCCACAAGCCacaaatttttttcaattttctgtgcatagaatttatctagaACTGTGGGCCATCATACCACCCTCGGTTGATTAGGCAGTAAGCCAGACTTTCAACCGCaacgggtcatgtttaatcatcagTCCAGTAAAGTCTTTAATTGCTTTAAATTACTACTTTattattaaattaatttttcgtttttcttttttctcttttcttctccttttgttgTTATTGTAAAAAGATTTTTCTGACGGTATTTAGTTACTGAATACAGGACGGTAtttccttacttgtgcggagTGCCGCCGCGCTTCCGAACCTTGTCTGTAGCACTGCCGCGCTTTGTAGATGAAGTTACTCAGGAATTGATGAAGTAAACTTCCGATTAAAAGTGCTCATGCAGTCCAATGCCAatgcagtccgacgtacgtttcgcgtttgcgctgcttcagggactgtatcCACATCGGAAAGTTATGAAACCTGAACTTAAAAAAtgcaaggttaattcccgccAGTTTCACTCGGCGTTTAATGCCTCAGTATTGGCTCCCGTCATATTCATGTGGTACTTAATACCTTTGAAAGTAGAAATAGATATGATACCACATAATTTAAAACATAACTTTTGCACAAAAATTTCTCAACATTATATATATGCACTTCTCCCAATGGACTACAGACTTAACATTTTTACGTTTCTTTAAAATCCCATCTTACCGCGTTCAGCCGCCTAGTCCTCTTATCGGCGTTCTGCTACAAAGCGCGGCAGTGCTACAGACAAGGTTcggaagcgcggcggcgctctGCACAAGTAAGGAAATACTGTCCTGCATTcggaagcgcggcggcgctccgcacaagtaaggaaaTACCGTCCTATATTCAGTAACTAAATACTGTCAGAAAAATCTTTTTACAATAAcaacaaaaggagaaaaaaagagaaaaaagaaaaacgaaaaattaatttaataatAAAGTAGTAATTTAAAGCAATTAAAGACTTTACTGGActgatgattaaacatgacccgttGCGGTTGAAAGTCTGGCTTACTGCCTAATCAACcgagggtggtatgatggtccacagttctagataaattctatgcacagaaaattgaaaaaaatttgtGGCTTGTGGCGTCTTTTGTGTGAGATAAGTGTAGCTCATTGCACTTTAGCTATTAACTGTTGTTTTatagtagacttcaattaccccaatatggactgggtaaatgtatcatcgggtcacactagagagataacgttcctggatggaataaatgatagctttatggagcaattggttcaggaaccgacgagagagggagcaattttagatctaattctcagtggagcacaggacttggtgagagaggtaatggtggtggggcctcttggcaatagtgatcataatatgatcaaatttgatttaatgaccggaaaaggaacagtgtgcaaatcaagggctctcgtgctaaactttcaaaagggaaactttgataaaatgagaaaaagtgttagaaaaaaaactgaaaggagcagctacaaaagtaaaaaatgtccaagaggcgtggtcattgttaaaaaataccattctagaagcacagtccagatgtattccacacattaagaaaggtggaaagaaggcaaaacgattaccggcatggttaaaacgggaggtgaaagaagctattttagccaaaagatcttcattcaaaaattggaagaaggatccaacagaagaaaataggataaagcataaacattggcaagttaaatgtaagacattgagaagacaggctaagagaatttgaaaagaagttggctgtagaggcaaaaactcacagtaaaaacttttttaaatatatccgaagcagaaagcctgtgagggagtcagttggaccattagatgatagaggggttaaaggggcacttagagaagataaggccatcgtggaaagattaaatgatttctttgcttcggtgtttactgaagaggatgttggggaggtacccataatggagaaggttttcatgggtaatgattcagatggactgaatcaaatcacggtgaacctagaagatgtggtaggtctgattgacaaactgaagagtagtaaatcacctggaccggatggtatacaccccagagttctgaaggaactaaaaaatgaaatttcagacctattagtaaaaatttgtaacttatcattaaaatcatccattgtacctgaagactagaggatagcaaatgtaaccccaatatttaaaaagggctccaggggtgatccgggaaactacagaccagttagcctgacttcagtgccaggaaaaatagtggaaagtgttctaaacatcaaaatcacagaacatatagaaagacatggtttaatggaacaaagtcagtatggctttacccagggcaagtcttgcctcacaaatctgcttcacttttttgaaggagttaataaacatgtggaaaaaggtgaaccagtagatatagtatacttggattttcagaaggcgtttgacaaaggtcctcatgagaggcatctaggaaaagtaaaaagtcatgggataggtggcgatgtccttttgtggattgcaaactggctaaaagacaggaaacagaaagtaggattaaatgggcaattttctcagtggaagggagtggacagtggagtgcctcagggatctgtattgggacccttactgttcaatatatttataaatgatctggaaagaaatacgaagagtgagataatcaaatttgcagatgacacaaaattgttcagagtagttaaatcacaagcagattgtgataaattgcaggaagaccttctgagactggaaaattgggcatccaaatggcagatgaaatttaatgtggataagtgcaaggtgatgcatatagggaaaagtaacccatgctataattacacaattttgggttccatattaggtgctacaacccaagaaagagatctaggtgtcatagtggataacacattgaaatcgtcggtgcagtgtgctgcggcagtcaaaaaagcatacagaatgttgggaattattagaaaaggaatggtgaataaaacggaaaatgttataatgcctctgtatcgctccatggtgagaccgcaccttgaatactgtgtacaattctggtcgccgcatctcacaaaatatataattgcgatggagaaggtacagagaagggctaccaaaatgataaggggaatggaacaactcccctatgaggaaagactagggatgtgaatcgttttaggacgattaaaattatcgtccgataattttaatatcgtcttaaaccgttatggaacacaatacaatagagattctaatgatttatcgttataaatcgttagaatcgtgagccggcacactaaaaccccctaaaacccacccccgaccctttaaattaaatcccccaccctcccgaacccccccccccaaatgacttaaataacctgcgggtccagcggcggtccggaacggcagcggtccggaacgggctcctgctactgaatcttgttgtcttcagccggcgccattttccaaaatggcgccgaaaaatggcagcggccatagacgaacacgattggacggcaggaggtccttccggacccccgctggacttttggcaagtcttgtgggggtcaggaggccccccccaagctggccaaaagttcctggaggtccagcgggggtcagggagcgatttcccgccgcgaatcgttttcgtacggaaaatggcgccggcaggagatcgactgcaggaggtcgttcagcaaggcgccggaaccctcgctgaacgacctcctgcagtcgatctcctgccggcgccattttccgtacgaaaacgattcgcggcgggaaatcgctccctgacccccgctggacctccaggaacttttggacagcttgggggggggcctcctgacccccacaagacttgccaaaagtccagcgggggtccggaaggacctcctgctgtccaattgtgttcgtctatggccgccgccatttttcggcgccattttggaaaatggcgccggctgaagacaacaagattcagtagcaggagcccgttccggaccgctgccgttccggaccgccgctggacccgcaggttatttaagtcatttgggggggggttcgggagggtgggggatttaatttaaagggtcgggggtgggttttagggggttttaatgtgccggttttgcgattttacgttttttcgattttttacgatttttcacgatttttcacgatattttacccccccaaacggcaacaatacgattccctccccctcccagccgaaatcgatcgttaagacgatcgaggacacgattcacatctctaggaaagactaaagaggttaggacttttcagcttggagaagagacgactgaggggggatatgatagaggtgtttaaaatcatgaaaggtctagaacgggtagatgtgaatcggttatttactctttcggatagt
Protein-coding regions in this window:
- the LOC115077520 gene encoding olfactory receptor 10C1-like gives rise to the protein MIRDNQSYVTEFILLGFSSDPTVQGLLFLVFSIMYFLTLIGNVTIILIVTADSLLQKPMYYFIRNLAFLEICYTSVTVPEMLVNFLSEDKSVSFFGCATQMYFFSFLGDAECCLLAVMSYDRYVAICSPLHYGTIMNKKVCAQMVAACWTIGIVYEFGSTVFVFTLHFCGPNKVDHFFCDINPILKLSCQDTSQNEISAFIGTVILILIPFLFILISYIRILSTILRIRSAGGRRRAFSTCASHLIIVSLFFGTGIFTYLLPKSWHSPIVDKLFALFYAVLIPMLNPLIYSLRNKEVLDILSKRIGRKMNSPSF